From the genome of Thermodesulfobacteriota bacterium, one region includes:
- a CDS encoding ATP-binding protein, with protein sequence MIEFVVGEERGLVDLLSAAEVSPLLDEVADAGAACVRVEDDGGRVLWSLERSEAGEPAPEPGDVTFPVFLEGEEVGRIVARGGGEDPEQFARAASVAARALSGMAESSLKRMLTTETHVHVVKETHRELLESFRRLEASERGYRELAETLEVKVRERTAELEAAMTRLAQQETMAAVGRLAAGVAHEINNPLGFVASNITTLGRYAGRFAEYDAAVGAILDKGPVTPEDADALRALRGRLKIASVARDIPDLVRQTLDGTERVRGIVSDLRGFSHVDDGEVQLVDIAAEIERTLRVIAAEIPPGTAVEKDMEPVPPCHCHPARVGVILLHLLRNAFQSRGEGLAVRIRARAEGASAVVEIGDNGPGIPPEIRRRIFEPFFTTREIGTGKGLGLSVAYDAARALEGRIEVACPEGGGAVFRLILPLEGSVHGEVR encoded by the coding sequence ATGATCGAATTCGTCGTGGGAGAGGAGAGGGGCCTCGTCGACCTGCTGTCCGCCGCGGAAGTGTCGCCGCTGCTGGACGAGGTGGCGGACGCGGGCGCCGCGTGTGTGCGGGTCGAGGACGACGGAGGGCGGGTCCTGTGGAGCCTGGAGCGCTCGGAAGCGGGCGAGCCCGCGCCGGAGCCCGGGGACGTTACGTTCCCGGTCTTCCTGGAAGGGGAGGAGGTCGGGAGGATCGTGGCCCGCGGAGGGGGGGAGGACCCGGAACAGTTTGCACGGGCGGCGTCGGTCGCGGCGCGGGCGTTGAGCGGGATGGCGGAGAGCAGCCTCAAGCGGATGCTCACGACGGAGACCCACGTCCACGTGGTCAAGGAGACGCACCGGGAGCTGCTCGAATCGTTCCGCCGCCTGGAGGCGTCGGAGCGGGGGTACCGCGAGCTCGCGGAGACCCTCGAGGTGAAGGTCCGGGAGCGCACCGCGGAGCTGGAAGCGGCGATGACGCGCCTTGCCCAGCAGGAGACGATGGCCGCCGTCGGCCGGCTCGCGGCGGGCGTGGCGCACGAGATCAACAACCCGTTGGGCTTCGTCGCGAGCAACATCACGACCCTCGGTCGGTACGCCGGGCGGTTCGCGGAATACGACGCGGCGGTCGGGGCGATTCTGGACAAAGGTCCGGTGACTCCGGAAGACGCGGACGCGCTGCGGGCGCTCCGGGGGCGGCTGAAGATCGCGTCCGTCGCCCGGGACATTCCGGACCTCGTCCGCCAGACCCTGGATGGGACGGAGCGGGTGCGCGGGATCGTCTCCGACCTGCGCGGCTTCTCCCATGTGGACGACGGAGAGGTCCAGCTGGTGGACATCGCGGCGGAGATCGAGCGGACGCTGCGGGTGATCGCCGCCGAGATCCCCCCCGGGACGGCCGTAGAGAAGGACATGGAGCCGGTGCCGCCGTGCCATTGCCATCCGGCCCGGGTCGGCGTCATCCTCCTGCACCTGCTGCGGAACGCATTCCAGTCGCGCGGAGAGGGGCTCGCGGTCCGGATCCGCGCGCGGGCGGAAGGGGCGTCCGCCGTTGTCGAGATCGGGGACAACGGGCCGGGGATTCCTCCGGAGATCCGCCGGAGGATCTTCGAGCCGTTTTTCACGACGAGGGAGATCGGCACCGGGAAAGGGCTCGGGCTTTCCGTCGCATACGACGCCGCGCGCGCGCTGGAAGGCCGCATCGAGGTCGCGTGCCCGGAGGGCGGCGGGGCCGTGTTCCGGTTGATCCTGCCGCTGGAAGGATCCGTCCATGGCGAAGTACGCTGA
- a CDS encoding GTPase, whose amino-acid sequence SFANLERNVALVGLDFERTPLVVQFNKRDLPDIVPEREIRSLWDPTGIPVTLASAREGWGVLETFREAAGRLYDSLDRRIAFRDRHGLEREAFVERLVP is encoded by the coding sequence GAGCTTCGCCAACCTGGAACGGAACGTCGCGCTCGTGGGGCTCGATTTCGAGCGGACCCCTTTGGTCGTGCAGTTCAACAAGCGGGACCTTCCCGACATCGTCCCCGAGCGGGAGATCCGCTCGTTGTGGGACCCGACGGGGATCCCGGTCACGCTTGCTTCGGCCAGGGAGGGGTGGGGCGTCCTGGAGACGTTCCGGGAGGCCGCCGGGCGGCTGTACGACAGCCTCGATCGGCGCATCGCCTTCCGGGACCGGCACGGCCTGGAACGGGAGGCGTTCGTGGAACGGCTGGTCCCATGA